In Campylobacter massiliensis, the DNA window TTACCAAGCTACATCGGCGCGATGGATGCGATGCGGACGGTGTTTTTTCAGATATTTACGCTGCTTGGCAGGCACCTAAACGAGTACGCAAGCTCTAGCGATGCCGAGGCGCTACATCAGATCCGCATAAATTTGCGCAAAACCCGATCTTTGCTCAAAATTTTCGCTCCCGTTTTCGACTGCAAAACGGCGCGGCATTTTCTGCTAAATTTTAAAAAACTAGCCGAGCTAACTAACCAAAAGCGCGATATAGACGTATTTTGCGAGTTTTTGCAAAAGCAAAAGGGCTTTGAAGGGCTAGCTAGCGAGCTAGAAATTTTAAGCAAAACCCTAGCCAAGAGTGTCCAAGCCGAGCTACAAAGCGAGGAAGCGAACGAAATTTTGCGCGACTGGGAGGTATTTTTACGCGAGGGAAGCGACTTTTTTAAAGGCGAGCTAGGAGACGCGCCGATAAAAAAAATCGTCGCAAAATCCATGCGAGCTCAAATTTTACGCCTTAAAAAATCTCTCTCAAATTTGAGCCAAACTACCGAAAACGCGCAGTTTCATAAGTGCCGTATCGAGATAAAAAGACTGAGATACTTAAGTGAGATTTTCGGCAGCGGTTTTGGCTTCCCTGCGGCTAAAAAATGCTTTAAAAAGAGCAAAATTTTACAAGAAACCTTTGGCTCGCTGCAAGACGCCGACATCTGGCTAGGCCTGCTAGCGCACGTAAAAAGCGGCGCCGAGCAAAAGCGCATAGACAAACTCCAAGCTAAAATTTACAAAAAAATCTACGAGCTACGAAGCGAAATTTTGGACTCAAAGCCTAAAATTTTAAAAAGCCTCACAAAGCTTTCGCACGGCTTAAAAATCTACTACATCTAAAGAGAAAAAATGGAAAAACAAGAAAAAATAGTTCAGATGTTTAACGACATCGCGCCTACCTACGACCTGGCAAACCGCGTGCTGAGCATGGGCGCGGACGTGAGCTGGCGTAAGATCGCGTGCAAAACGGTTCTGTCAAATTTCAAAGACTCTAGCGTAAATATCGTAGACGTCGCATGCGGCACGGGCGATATGATGGGCTTTTGGCAAAAGACGGCGGGCGAGTTTAACGTAAAAATAGAAAATCTAATCGGCGTCGATCCCTCAAGCGGCATGCTAGCAGTCGCTAAGCAAAAATTCCCCGAGTTTAAATTTATCGAGGCGCTAGCGACGCAAACGACGCTTGATAGCGGCTCGATGGACGTGCTAAGCATCAGCTACGGCATCAGAAACGTAGTCGAGCGAGAAGCCGCGCTAAGAGAGTTTAACAGAGTGCTAAAAATGGGCGGGTATGTCGTGGTGCTTGAGTTTACCAAACGTAAAAAAAGCGGGATTTTAACTGGTGCTCGCGACTTTTATCTAGGTAAAATTTTGCCTAAAATAGGCGGCTTTATCTCCAAAAATCAAGAAGCCTACGAGTACCTGCCAAGCTCGATCGAGGGCTTTTTAGACGCCAAAAGCTTTGCGGACGAACTTGCTAGCGCTGGCTTTGAGATGCGCCTTTGCAAGAGTTTTTCGATGGATATTTCTACCCTTTTCATCGCGCAAAAGGCGTGTGAGTGCTAAGCGTCAGCGAGCTAAACGAGCAGGCTAAAACGCTGCTTGAGACGACGTTTTCCTACGTAGAGGTAGAGGGCGAGATCTCGCGGCTCGTTAAACACGGCTCGGGCCACTGGTACTTCACGCTAAAAGACGAAAAGGCCGCTATCTCGGCGGTCATTTATAAATTTAACGCCGCCAAGCTCAAATTTGACGTCGCAGACGGTATGAAAGTCGCTCTCTACGGCAAAATTTCGCTCTACTCGCCAAGCGGCAGCTATCAGTTTATAGCAACACTCATACGTCCCAGCGGCGAAGGCGAGCTCGAGCTTGCATTTAAACAGCTAAAAGCGCGGCTTGAGAGTGAAGGGCTTTTTGATATCTCGCGCAAAAAACCGCTGCCTAAATTTCCCCGCAAGATCGCGCTAGTTACGTCAAAAACCTCGGCCGCGCTGCAAGACATGCTGCGTATCGCTTCGCAGCGCTGGGCGCTAGCTGAAATTTTAGTTTTTGACTCGCTAACGCAGGGCGAAACCGCGCCCGCCTCGCTCATACGCGCCCTAAAAAGAGCCGATGATAGCGGCGCGGATGCGATCGTGCTAGCGCGCGGAGGCGGCAGTAGAGAGGATCTGTGGTGCTTTAACGACGAAAATCTAGCCCGCGAGATCTACGCGGCGCGCACGCCCGTGATATCGGCCGTCGGACACGAGATTGATTACGTGATCAGCGACTTTGCGGCTGATTTTCGCGCTCCGACCCCAAGCGCGGCGATGGCTGCGCTACTGCCCGATGCCGGCGAGCTAATGCAAAGCATAGACAGGCTAAGCGAGGCGGCGGACGCGGCTTACTTGCGCGTTTGGGAGCATAAATTTAACGCTCTAGCGATGATGAGAGCGAGATTTTCTCAGGCGAGCCTCACGCAAAAAATCGCTCGAAAAGAGCAAATTTTGCTAAATTTAAGGCAGGTTTTAGACGCTGCCGCGCAGACTAAGCTCCTCAAATTTGAAAACGCGCTAAAACTAGCTCACGCCGCATACGCGCAGCAAGAATTGTTTTTCGCGCAAATTTCAAATTTCGTCCGAGTGCAAAAGGACGGCAAAACCGTAAATCTAAGCGAGCTAAAACCCGGCGACCGCATCGCGCTAAGCTCGGTAAACGCAACCAAAGAGGCGGAAATTTTATAGCTAAATTTGATCCGCGGACGCAGCGACTTAAGTTTTTGGGCGAGTTAAAAATTTTTAAGCTAAAAATAGTAAGATAATAACGCAAATCAAAATTTAAAGGAGCGATATGAAAACGAATGTAAAATTTTTACTAGCCGCGTGCGCCGCGATGCTAATAACCGGCTGCGCAACGGAGAGATCGCGCGTGGTTGAAACACCAAAAGTCCAAACCCTAAACACTAACTATCAAGGACAAAAGATAGCCGTTTCAATCGGCCGATTTAGCAACCAGTCCTCATACCAAAACGGCGTATTTTCAGACGGCGAGGACAGACTAGGCAACCAAGCCCAGACCATCCTCATCTCAAATTTACAGCAAAGCGGGCGCTTCTCGGTGCTTGACCGCAGCAACATGCGCGCCATCAAAGAAGAAAGCGCGCTAAACAAAGAGGCGCAAAACATCAAGGGCGCAAGATACGTCATCACGGGCGACGTGACGGAGTTTGGCCGCAAAACTACGGGCGATCACCAGCTTTTCGGGATACTTGGCAAAGGCAAAACGCAAACCGCCTATGCGAAGGTAAATCTTAACGTCGTGGACGTGAAAAACTCCGAGGTGATCTACTCCACTCAGGGCGCGGGCGAGTATGAACTATCAAACCGCGAGGTGCTGGGATTTGGCGGAAGTGCCGGGTATGATTCGACGCTAAACGGCAAGGTGCTAAGCCTAGCCATCATCGAAGCCGTAAACAACCTAACGCGCGGGCTTGAAAGCGGCGCTTTTAACGCGAAATAAGGATAAATTTTGCGCTTTAAAACTCTAGCAAATTTCGCGCTCGCCTCCGCCGCCGCCCTGCTGCTCTCTGGCTGCGCGGACGACTCGCCTAGACAGCTATACTACTGGGACGGCGCCTACACGAGCTCGGTCTACGAGTACCTAACCGAAGAAAGCGACGCGGGCGCGCAGATCGCCGCGCTCGAGGAGAGCCTGCAAAAAGCTTATCAAAGAGCCGCCAAAGCTCCGCCCGGACTACACGCGCATCTAGGTTTGCTCTATCTTTCGCAGGGAAACGGGGCTAAATTTAAAGCCTACGTCGAAAAAGAAGCCGAGCTCTATCCCGAGTCGCGCGACTACGCGATGTTTTTGCTAAATCAAAATAGCAAAACTCGGGGCGCGGCGGGCAAAACCGAGGCAAATTTAAGCGAGCAGACGAAGGAAAAACCAGGCGCAAGCGAGCCGAATTTAAGCGACAAAGGCTCAAATTTAGGCGAGCAAACGAGCAAGCAAAATTTAAAAAACAAGCAAGCAAAACTAGCCAAAACGAGTAAGAGCGCAAAAGGAAGCCAAAATGAAAAATAAAATAAAATCGGCGCTTCTTTGCGCATTTGCGGTGCTGTTTTTGGGAGCGTGCGCAGGCTCGCAGCCCGAGGTTTACGACTATTCTGCGTTTTTACAGACTAAGCCTCGCTCGATCGTCGTCATGATGCCTACCAGCGACTCAGCCGAGATTAAGGCCTCCGCAGCGGTGCTGGCAAACGCGCTTTATCCGCTTAGCGAGGCGGGGTATTACGTATTTTCCCCCGCGCTCGTAAACGAGACCTTTAAAAACAACGGCATCTACGACGCTGGAGAGATCGCGCAGATCTCTACGTACAAGCTAAAGCAGATATTTGGCGCCGACGCCGCGCTCTACCTCAACGTCGCGGACTACGGCACCTCGTATATGCTGATTAGCAGCGTCACGCGCGTGAGCGTAGCGGCGACTCTAGTAGACCTAAACACGGGCGCCGTGCTCTGGCAAAAAAGTGCCACTGCGGCAAACGACTCCGGCGACGGCGGCGGCAACCTCATCGGCATGCTAGTCTCCGCGCTAGTTAAACAGATCGCCGACTCGGTCTCGGACGCTAGCTTTGACCTCTCGGCGCGCGCGGACGCGATTTTGTTTAGCACCGACTGCCGAGACTGCTTGCTCTACGGCCCGTATTCGCCGCGCTACGGCCAGGATAGACAGCTTGGCGGCGGCAAATAAATTTTAAAAAGGACGAAAATGAAACTAGCCGAGGCGCTGATACTGCGCGCCGACATACAAAAACGCATCGAGCAGCTAAAATCAAGGCTCGCGGACAACGCAAAGGTGCAAGAGGGCGAAAATCCCAGCGAGGAGCCAAAGGTGCTGCTAGCCGAGCTAGACGCACTCACGGGTGAGCTTGAGCGCCTAATCGTTCGGATAAATTTAACCAACTGCACCGCAAAAGCGGACGGCAAAAGCCTAACCTAGCTAATCGCCAAGCGCGACATACTCACGCTAAAAGCAGGCGCGCTGCGGGCTTTCGCACAAGCTGCCGCGCAAAAAGTGGAAATTTATTCGCGCAGTGAGATTAAAATTTTAAGCACGGTCGACGTCGCGGCGTTGCAAAAGCAGGTGGACGAGCTAGCAAAGCAGATCAGGCAGCTTGATACGACGCTGCAAGGCGCGAACTGGCAGACCGATCTGATCGAAAGCTAAAAGCGTAAAATTTAGAAAAATTTCGGGTAAGTATCGCAAGAGGCGAGTACAAAACTCACCTGCGAAGCAGGTTTATGGCAGCGCTCGCGGAAACGGGCGCACCCCTTTTACGATTTATTTTCAGTAAATTTACAAGGGCAATGTGACTACGCAATGTAACTACCGCGTACTGATCTAGCGATACCGAGGGCGGGAACGGGGAAATTTAAAAACGAAATTTTGATTTTAACGGCGCGATTTGTGGGCACGCGGCAAAATTTAGCGGCGATTTTGGCGGGTTTGACGCTCAAATTTTGCGTTAAATTTAGGCGCGCTTGCCATTTTGCATTTTAGCTGCGAGCGTCAAATTTTACAAAAATCATAAAATTTAGCCAAATTTAAAGGATGAAATTTGAAATTTAAAACCTTTGCGCTGGCGGCCGCGTTTTGCTTTGCAACCGGCATACATGCGGAGCTTGCGATAGAAGCGAATTCCATAAATTTTAGAAAAACGAGCAGCACGGAGCTAAATCTCGCGGACGCAAAAGACGCCAAATTTCAAAACGCACGATTTCAAAGCGCAGATATCGCAGCGCGCGGCACAAACTCGAACTCATCGCAAAAAACGACCCTCATCGACGAAGCGAAAAATTTCTACCGCGTGGACGAGCTGCTGTTTCGCAGCGCTCAGCTTGACGGAAGCTACGCCGCAAAGCTGCATGAGCTAGGCATCAAAAGCATCGTAAATCTGCGCCATTTCAGCAGAGGCGGCGACAAAAGGGCGTTTGGGGATCAATTTTGGCTCGCAAATAAGCCGCTTCAAAGCCAGGAGTAAGCCCGCGCAGATAGCGGACGTCTTGCGCACCATTCGCGAGCGCCAAAAGGAGGGCGCCGTGCTCGTGCACTGCTATCACGGAGCCGATCGCACTGGACTTGTGGTGGCGATGTACCGCGTGATCTATCAGGGCTGGAGCCTGGATGCCGCGCGTAGCGAGATGATAGAGGGCGGATACGGCTTTCACTCCATGTGGCAGGATATCGCGGGCTTTTTGACGCCGCAAAACGAAGCGCTCGTGAGGGCTGAGCTAGGAATTTAGACGAAATTTCGCCCGTCCGCCAAATAATGTAGATTTTATAAAAATAAGCGCTGCGGATTTAAATCTATTTCAAATTTGCCATATAATAGCATTAAATTTTAGAGTCGCAAGCAAAAAACGATCTTGGTTTAGCAAGCCAAACGCAATCTTTGCTCGCGACAACTTTGTGGCACATAAAAACAGAGAAATTTTAACTTGCCGATCAAAAAAAGCGAGCCAAAAGCCTAATGGCGGCAGTTTTTGCAGTCCTTTACGGTCACTAGCACATTCATCTTTTCGATAAAATTTCCGAGCTTTCTCTCCAAACTTTCCTTGTACTCGCTCAGCGCCTCGCAGAAGTTATAGTCCTCGACGTGTCCGCAGCTCTCGCATACGACGTGGATGTGCGGGTAGCTAAAGATATCGTAGCGCGCCTTTTGGTTCGGCATATTGACCTCGACGACGAGCCCCTCGTCTTTGAGCATATTTAGGTTTTTATACACCGTCGCGAGCGATACGGACGGGTTTTCGGCGCAGATCTCCTCGTAAAGCTCATCGATCGTCGGGTGCGTGTGGCGATCGAGGATCTTGAGCACGCTGAGGCGCTGCGGGGTGGCTTTGAGGCCGTGATTTTTGAGAAGTTCCATATAGTTCATCGTTTTTCCTGATATTTTTTAGCTAAATATACAAAAATTTTATTTAAAACTTCTTTATAGTTGGTAATATAAATTATTATTTACTAAAATTTGTGTCATTTGTAGTCAAATTTATGCTTTTTGCGAGTTTAAGCGCTATACTCAAGGTAAATTTTAGACGTTTGGTTTTAAATTTACCCTACCGAATTTAGCGTTTTGGGGCATAAATTTGAAGGCGACTTAAATTTGACGTTTTGCTCGCCGAATTTAAATAAAAATCCGGCTTTTTAATACGGCGTAAATTTTGCTATCGATCGTTGCAACCGATCGCCGCTTATAATCGCCGCCGTAAAATTTATTTTTGTCGGTTGCGGCGATACAGCAGCGTTTTAGATACGGCTACGTTTTTTTTCGCATTTTTGAGTTTTCGCTAATTGCGATTTTAAATTTCTATGCCTTGCCGCACGGCTAAATTTATGAGCAAAAATCTGCTTAAATTTTACCTTTTTGATAAAATCAGCGTCCAGTCAAGCACTGGCGCCAAATTTAAGCGTTTTATAGACGGTAAAAACGAAAGTCTGCAATGTTTTTTAGCGATTTTATCCTAGGGCGCAGCGAGCAAAACAAACCTTATCGCAAAAGCCTATCGCGGCTCAAATTTAACCCAAAATTCACTCGCAAGCCAGCCCGTAAAAAAGATAAACGAAGATAAAAATCAATAAAACCGGCTTGATGCGCGCAAATTTGCCCGTGCCGTTTAAGACACGGTAAATCAAAGTAAGAGCGGCGAGAAAGTATAAAAAGGTTTGTTTCGCTCAAATTGTTCGCCTTTTCCGCCAAAATACGCTCGCCAAAACGCACAAGAACGCTTCAGCTCAAATTTAATCCGCCGTTTCGGCTAAAATTTTCTCGCAAACGCTTGCCGCATCGATACCAAGAGCCTTCTCGACATCAGCCGTAGCGCCGTGCGGGATAAACGCGTCGTCAAACTCAAAGCTAACGATGCGCACGTCAAAAATGCGCCGATCCTGCAAAAACGCGGCCAAAATCTCGCCTACGCCGCCTTTTTTTGCGGTATCGGAAAAGACGTACCAAATTTTATGCTTGCGCGCGAGCTCTTGCAAAAGTTCGCCGTCAAGCGGCTTAACAAACACTAGATCAACGAGGCTCGGGTCAAATTTGCCGTTCGTTTTTTCTAGTAAAATTTTGCGCGCGGCGTTTGCTTTGCCAACGGCGTTGCCATAAGCGATAAAGGCCGCTTTACCGCCGCCCTCGACCAAGATTTCGCCCTTTCCGAGCTTTAGCTCTCGCGCCTCAAATTCGCCCTGCGCCAGCGCAAAAGCTCCGCGCGGATAGCGAAAAGCGCAAGGCCCCTCGTGAGCGTAAGCGTAGCGCATCGTAAGCCTAAAACTATCGGCACAGCGAGGCGCGAAAATCGTCAAATTCGGGATCAAATTTAGATAGCTCACGTCAAACGCGCCCTGATGCGTCTCGCCGTCCTCGCCGACGATACCCGCGCGGTCCATCGCAAAGACGACGTTTAGGTTCATGATCGCGCAGTCGTGCACGACCTGGTCAAACGCCCGCTGCAAAAAGGTCGAATAAATCGCGATAAACGGCTTAAAGCCCTCCTTGGCCATCGCGGCCATAGAGGCGACGGCGTGCTGCTCAGCGATCGCGACGTCCCAAAATCTATCCGGAAACCTCTCCATCAAAGCGTCTATGCCCGTGCCCGTAGGCATCGCGGCGGTCACTCCGACGATATTTTTATGCTCGCTAGCTAGCTCGGTCAAATTTTCCGCAAAGAGCGCGGTGGCCGATTTGGCGGCTGATTTTTTGATGGCTTCGCCGCTTTGCAAATCAAACGGACTCACGCCGTGCCAGCTGGCCAGATGCCCCTCGGCCTTTTCGTAGCCTTTGCCTTTTAGCGTCTGCGCGTGCACGACGACGGGCTTTTTCATACCTTTTGCGACGCTAAAAGCCTCGATGAGCGCCCCCACGTCGTGGCCGTTTACGGGGCCAATATACTCGAGTCCTAGCTCCTCGAAAAACATCCCGGGCGTAAATATCCTGATGCCCTCCTCCATCCTACGCGCCATGTATGCGGCGCCGTCGGGCATATAGCTCAAAAATTTCTCTACGCGGCTTTTAAACTTCTGATACAGCGGCCCGGCCATCATCTGCGAGAGGTAGTTGCTAAAGGCGCCGATGGGCTTGCTGATGCTCATTTCATTGTCGTTTAGAACGACTACGCAAGGGTTTTTGATATCGCCCAGTTCATTTAGCGCCTCGTATGCGATGCCCGCGCTCATCGAGCCGTCGCCGATAAAGGCCACGGGGATGCGATCCTCGCCCTTTAGCTTGATCGCCTTTGACGCGCCCACTGCTAGCGAGATAGAGGTAGAGCTGTGCCCCGCGATAAAGTAGTCGTATTTGCTCTCGGAAGGCTTGGTGTAGCCGCTGATACCGCCGAATTTTCTAAGCGTATCAAAATTATCCCAGCGTCCGGTGATTAGCTTGTGCGCGTAGCTTTGGTGGCTAACATCAAATATAAACGGATCTTTTGCAGCATCAAAAACATAGTGCATCGCGACGATAAGCTCGACTGCGCCGATGTTTGAGCTCAGATGCCCGCCGTTTGCGCTGACGGTTTGTAAAATTTTATCCCGGAGCTTCCCGCAAAGCGCCTCGAGCTCCTGCACGTTCATAGATTTTACGTCTATCATTGTCCTATTATCTTTTTGATTTTTTCTAGTCTAGCTTCGATCGTGCCCTCGAGGTTGCCCGCATCGCTGAGCACGATCGCTCCGCCCGCGCTGATAGCCTCGTCGGCGGAGATTTTGACGTTTTGTCCGGAGAAATTTTCTTTGATAAACTCGTAATCTTTCGGATTTACTTTAACCTGCACCTCTTTAGCGTCTCTTATCTCGCTAAAAAGCTCTTTGCAGATAGCCGCGGCGATGTTTGCCGAATTTAGCGAAATCTCTTTTTTCACGACCTCTTTTGCGACCTCGACTGCGGTGGTAGGCAGCTGCGCTTCGCTAGATGCGATGAGGCTTTCAAATTTAGCCGCCTGCTCTTCTAGCTTATTTATAGATCCCAGATACCTGCTCTCAAGCGCTTTTAGCTCCTCGTCGAATTTAGCCGCCGCATCGTCTCTACCCTGTTTTATGCCGTCCTCTTTGGCGCGCTGGACTTCGCTCTCTAAACGCTTGGCGAATTCGCTTTCTTGATGTTCGATTTGCATTTGCAGCTTTATCATACTGCCGCTCATCTCGTCGGTGCGCTTTAGTAGCTCCTCGATAAAGCTTGGCTCGGGCTTAAAATGCGCGCCTTGCTCTTTTTCTTCGCTTAAATTTAAGCCATCTTGCTCGCCGCTTAAAGCTCGCTCGTGTTGATGTTCTGACGCGCGCCGAGTTTCGCTCTCGTGAGCTACGTGCGCATCCTCGCTTCTTTTTTCCTGGCCTAAAATTTTAAATCGATAGTTTTCTACGAAGTGCTCTTTTGAGCGCTCATTTGTTATTACGCTGCTTTTCATTCTATCATCTCATCGGCTTCGCCTATTTGGAATGCCCCGCCCTCGGCTAGGGCTTGGACCTGTTCTACGATGCGGCGCTGCGCCTCTTCGACATCTTTTACGCGCACCGCGCCCAAAAACTGCATCTCCTCTTTAAATGCTTCGCTGGCGCGCTGAGACATACTTGAGAGGAATTTCTCTTTAAGCGCGTCTCCACTGCCTTTTAGCGCGACCATGAGGTCTTTTTTATCGACGTTCTTAAGTATCTCGCGGATAGCGGCTTGGTTGAGAGTGTTGATATCCTCAAACGTAAACATAAGCTCTTTGATCGTCGTAGCGAGTTTGTCGTCGATATCTTCGATGTATTCGATCGTTGCTTTGGACGCCTTTTGACCGAGGCGGTTTAACACCTCTGCCACGGCTCTTGGTCCGCCGACTTCGACCTTGTAGGACGTGAGGCTCTCTAGCTTGCCCTCAAGCACGGTTGAAACGCGCTTGATGATGGACGGGCTGATATCGCCTAAATTTGCCATCCTAACGACGACCTCGCTTCTAAGCTCGTCGTTAAAAAACGAAAGCGTCTCGGCTGCGCTGGTTGAATCCATATGCGCCAAAATAAGCGCGATAGTCTGAGGGTGCTCGGTCATGATAAAGTCCGCAAGCTGCTGAGGCTTGACCTTAGTAAGATAGCCGAAGCTTTTTGAGTTTTCCATACTTTTTGCGAGCTTATCGAGGATCTTTTGCGCGGTTTCAGGACCGAAGGTGCGGTATAAAATTTCTTTCGCGTACTCTAAGCCGCCGCTTCTCATGTATTGATTTGACTGCATGAGAGCGTAAAATTCTTCTAAAACAGCGGCTGCCACGTTTTTATCCATACTTTTTGCGGTAGCTATGTAGCGCGAAATTTCGGTTATGACGTCAACTTCCATATGAGAAAAGAGTAGAGTCGTGACGTCCTCGCCCAGCTGAATAAGCAAAATAGCGATCTTTTCGGGCATAGAAAGATCGTCATACACCATCTTTTGCTGTTCGTTTAGCTTTGTTGCCATTAAAAGTCCTTACGGTTGCTAAAATCCGAGTCGTTTTTGACTAGGTCTTGTAGCAAGACGGCGATCTCCTCGCTTCGCTCTTGCACGATTAGTTTCATCTTCTCTAGCAATACGTCGTAGCGTAGATCGTCCTCGTTAAAGTTATCGCCGATACCCAGCTGCTCCTCGACCTTTTTCCTAGCGGCTTGAAATTTCTCCAGCGTATCTTCGCTGTCGTCAAGCTGAATGTCGTTATCAGGTATCTCGGGCTCTTCCTCTTTGATCTCCTCAAGCATCTTAGCCATAAACGGCACGATGACTTTTTTGTAGAATATATAAAGCAAAATCGCGGCGAAAATATACTTTAGGATCGGTAAAAACGGCACTACGTAAAGATCGAAAAAGGACTGAACCTTGCCCGCAGGCGTCTGTCCGTCTTGACGCTGGAACTCAAAGTTGCTAACCGTAACCTCGTCGCCTCTGTTTTGATCAAAGCCGATAGACTGACGGATGAGAGCGTCGATGCGCGCCAGCTGCTCTTTATCAAGCGGCACGTAGGCTACCTCTTTGGTCGGATTTCCGTTTTCGTCTTTTTTATTTTCGTACTTTCCGTCCACCACGACAGCGGCGCTTAGGCGGTTTATCTTAGCAAACTGATCCTTGACGCGCTCGACTTTTTTTGAGATTTCATAGTTTGTCGTGGATGAGCTTTTTGAGTATAGCTCTTTCATTTTACCGTCTTGCAAGCCTTCGACCGGACCGATATTGCTAACAGCTCCGGGCACGCCTTGCACTTCGGCTTCTTTACTGCCTTGACGCTTTTCTTCGACATTTTGCTCGCTTCTAGCTACGGAATTTGGATCAAAGGTCTCGCTTTGGCTATCTTTTCTAGCAAAGTCGAAATCTATGGTGACTTTGGCTACGACCTTATCCGAGCCGCCCACGATAGGCGATAGGACGTTTATGATCTTTTCTTCGAGATTGTGCTCGGCGTCGCGTTTATAGCGGATTTGTTGCGTGATCTGATCGCTATCGTATTCGCCGTCCTCCTCGCCAAGCGGCACCCCGTCTTGGCTCACGATTTTTACCTGCTCGGGTTTTAAATTTGCCACCGCGGCCGCGACTAAATTTTTAATGCCCGTGATTTGTTTTAAATTTAAACTCTGCCCGTCTTTCAAATTTAACACGATAGAGGCGCTTGGAGGCGTAGCTCTCTCGGTAAAAAGAGTTTCTTTGGGTATCGCGATACGCACGATGGCTTTGTTTATCGGCGCCAGGCTTTCGATCGTGCGGGCTAGCTCACCCTCTAAAGCACGCTGAAATTTAACCTTTTGCTCGGCATCCGTCGCGCCAAATTCTTGCTTATCGAAAATCTCAAATCCAACCTTACCGTCCTTTAAAATCCCAAGCGATGCGATTGAAATCCTCTCACGGTAAACGTCCGAGTTTGGCACCAAAATCGTGCCCTCGTTTACAATTTTATACTTTACCTTATCTTTTTCAAGCTGCTGAATAATTAACGCAGAGTCCGCGGCTGAGGTGTTTTCAAATAGTACGCTATAACCGTCGTAGTTTTCGTTTGAGCTTTTGTAAATGCTCAAAAACACCAAAAAACCGACCACGAGTATGATCGAGCCCGCGGCGACTAGGCGCTGCCTTAACGAGAGATTGTGATAGACCTGGCCGATTTGCTGAACTGCGGTTTTAAAATCCATTTATTTTAAATTTTCCTCGATTTGTTTTAAAACTACGTCGTTTTGACTAGGCAGTCCGATCGTTATGCGAACCGCGTTTAATCCGTAACCTTTTAGATCACGTAAAATTATACCTTTTTTTAATAGATTTTGAGCAAGCTCGCTCGCGTTTTGACGCTCAAACTCAAAAACGATAAAATTCGTAAAGCTCGGCAAATGCTTTATACCATGAAGCTCGGCAAATTTTTCATACTTTTTCATCTCTTTAAAATTTGTTTCAAGCGTCATTTTTACGAACTCTT includes these proteins:
- a CDS encoding CYTH and CHAD domain-containing protein, whose translation is MIEIERKFILRDAAVINELKARDIDVQQKEVTQIYVKITPLEEIRFREASGVFTITQKSGIGLAREENESETDAKSFKKALKSAVAAPIKKTRFLFKLDGAACNVDIFHGALEGLVTFEAEFASEREAAEFSLPEFIAAHVTGEVTEDERYKNKNLALFGLPQGSFDAQKCIEILRNSPGLELNLPSYIGAMDAMRTVFFQIFTLLGRHLNEYASSSDAEALHQIRINLRKTRSLLKIFAPVFDCKTARHFLLNFKKLAELTNQKRDIDVFCEFLQKQKGFEGLASELEILSKTLAKSVQAELQSEEANEILRDWEVFLREGSDFFKGELGDAPIKKIVAKSMRAQILRLKKSLSNLSQTTENAQFHKCRIEIKRLRYLSEIFGSGFGFPAAKKCFKKSKILQETFGSLQDADIWLGLLAHVKSGAEQKRIDKLQAKIYKKIYELRSEILDSKPKILKSLTKLSHGLKIYYI
- the xseA gene encoding exodeoxyribonuclease VII large subunit, which codes for MLSVSELNEQAKTLLETTFSYVEVEGEISRLVKHGSGHWYFTLKDEKAAISAVIYKFNAAKLKFDVADGMKVALYGKISLYSPSGSYQFIATLIRPSGEGELELAFKQLKARLESEGLFDISRKKPLPKFPRKIALVTSKTSAALQDMLRIASQRWALAEILVFDSLTQGETAPASLIRALKRADDSGADAIVLARGGGSREDLWCFNDENLAREIYAARTPVISAVGHEIDYVISDFAADFRAPTPSAAMAALLPDAGELMQSIDRLSEAADAAYLRVWEHKFNALAMMRARFSQASLTQKIARKEQILLNLRQVLDAAAQTKLLKFENALKLAHAAYAQQELFFAQISNFVRVQKDGKTVNLSELKPGDRIALSSVNATKEAEIL
- a CDS encoding DUF4810 domain-containing protein, with translation MRFKTLANFALASAAALLLSGCADDSPRQLYYWDGAYTSSVYEYLTEESDAGAQIAALEESLQKAYQRAAKAPPGLHAHLGLLYLSQGNGAKFKAYVEKEAELYPESRDYAMFLLNQNSKTRGAAGKTEANLSEQTKEKPGASEPNLSDKGSNLGEQTSKQNLKNKQAKLAKTSKSAKGSQNEK
- a CDS encoding CsgG/HfaB family protein, giving the protein MKTNVKFLLAACAAMLITGCATERSRVVETPKVQTLNTNYQGQKIAVSIGRFSNQSSYQNGVFSDGEDRLGNQAQTILISNLQQSGRFSVLDRSNMRAIKEESALNKEAQNIKGARYVITGDVTEFGRKTTGDHQLFGILGKGKTQTAYAKVNLNVVDVKNSEVIYSTQGAGEYELSNREVLGFGGSAGYDSTLNGKVLSLAIIEAVNNLTRGLESGAFNAK
- a CDS encoding tyrosine-protein phosphatase gives rise to the protein MRTIRERQKEGAVLVHCYHGADRTGLVVAMYRVIYQGWSLDAARSEMIEGGYGFHSMWQDIAGFLTPQNEALVRAELGI
- the ubiE gene encoding bifunctional demethylmenaquinone methyltransferase/2-methoxy-6-polyprenyl-1,4-benzoquinol methylase UbiE, coding for MEKQEKIVQMFNDIAPTYDLANRVLSMGADVSWRKIACKTVLSNFKDSSVNIVDVACGTGDMMGFWQKTAGEFNVKIENLIGVDPSSGMLAVAKQKFPEFKFIEALATQTTLDSGSMDVLSISYGIRNVVEREAALREFNRVLKMGGYVVVLEFTKRKKSGILTGARDFYLGKILPKIGGFISKNQEAYEYLPSSIEGFLDAKSFADELASAGFEMRLCKSFSMDISTLFIAQKACEC
- a CDS encoding DUF799 domain-containing protein, with product MKNKIKSALLCAFAVLFLGACAGSQPEVYDYSAFLQTKPRSIVVMMPTSDSAEIKASAAVLANALYPLSEAGYYVFSPALVNETFKNNGIYDAGEIAQISTYKLKQIFGADAALYLNVADYGTSYMLISSVTRVSVAATLVDLNTGAVLWQKSATAANDSGDGGGNLIGMLVSALVKQIADSVSDASFDLSARADAILFSTDCRDCLLYGPYSPRYGQDRQLGGGK
- a CDS encoding protein-tyrosine phosphatase family protein, with product MKFKTFALAAAFCFATGIHAELAIEANSINFRKTSSTELNLADAKDAKFQNARFQSADIAARGTNSNSSQKTTLIDEAKNFYRVDELLFRSAQLDGSYAAKLHELGIKSIVNLRHFSRGGDKRAFGDQFWLANKPLQSQE